A stretch of the Synechocystis sp. PCC 7338 genome encodes the following:
- the cobW gene encoding cobalamin biosynthesis protein CobW, translated as MHKIPVTVVTGFLGSGKTTLVRNLLQNNQGRRIAVLVNEFGEVGIDGDILRSCQMCDEDGNQISSSSNEAPKIVELANGCLCCTVQEEFLPTMQALLERREEIDCIVVETSGLALPKPLIQAFRWPEIRTGATVDGVITVVDGEALARGAMVGDLDALEAQRQADDSLDHETPIEELFEDQLACADMVLLTKTDLLADADQQRLESWLGDQLPTGVKVVPCHQGQISPEILLGFNAAVEDNLHSRPSHHDHEEDHDHDEDINAVYVALDREFDPKQLVKGLADLVENHEIYRIKGFVAVPQKNMRLVLQGVGPRFDYFYDRLWTETDSRQTRLVVIGQALESEKIKMAIANI; from the coding sequence ATGCACAAAATCCCCGTTACCGTGGTCACTGGCTTCCTTGGCTCTGGCAAAACTACCCTGGTTAGGAACCTATTACAAAATAACCAAGGACGACGCATTGCCGTATTGGTCAACGAGTTTGGGGAAGTGGGCATTGATGGAGATATTCTCCGCAGTTGCCAAATGTGTGACGAAGACGGTAATCAGATCTCTTCTTCAAGCAATGAAGCCCCTAAAATTGTCGAATTGGCCAATGGCTGCCTGTGTTGCACCGTGCAGGAAGAATTTTTGCCCACCATGCAGGCTTTATTGGAGCGGCGAGAGGAAATTGATTGCATTGTGGTGGAGACTTCTGGTTTAGCCCTGCCCAAACCCCTAATTCAAGCTTTTCGTTGGCCAGAAATTCGCACTGGAGCCACGGTGGATGGGGTAATTACCGTGGTGGATGGGGAGGCCCTGGCTAGGGGAGCCATGGTGGGAGACTTGGATGCATTGGAAGCGCAACGGCAGGCCGATGATAGCCTCGACCATGAAACTCCCATCGAAGAACTGTTTGAAGATCAGTTGGCCTGTGCGGATATGGTGCTGTTAACCAAAACCGATTTATTGGCGGATGCGGATCAACAACGGTTGGAAAGTTGGTTGGGCGACCAGTTACCCACGGGGGTGAAAGTGGTGCCCTGTCACCAAGGGCAAATTAGCCCAGAAATACTTCTCGGTTTTAATGCGGCGGTGGAAGACAACCTCCATAGTCGCCCCAGTCACCATGACCACGAGGAAGATCACGACCACGACGAGGACATTAATGCGGTCTATGTGGCCTTAGACCGAGAGTTTGACCCCAAGCAATTGGTCAAAGGTTTAGCCGATTTAGTGGAAAACCATGAGATTTATCGCATCAAGGGTTTTGTTGCCGTGCCCCAAAAGAATATGCGCCTGGTGCTGCAAGGGGTGGGGCCAAGGTTTGATTATTTCTACGATCGCCTTTGGACAGAGACAGATAGCCGGCAAACCCGTTTAGTGGTAATTGGCCAGGCTCTGGAATCGGAAAAGATCAAAATGGCGATCGCCAATATCTAG
- a CDS encoding DevA family ABC transporter ATP-binding protein, protein MAMLLSSPSSDPVATAPTEPVVAMENLSHFYGTGNLRKQILFDINLRLEEGEVVILKGPSGSGKTTLLTLMGGLRSAQSGSLRVFGQELNGAKKHELVQIRRHIGYIFQAHNLLESLTARQNVQMAIELHPRYNDHQAKELSIAMLEAVGLGEHVNYHPHNLSGGQKQRVAIARALVSHPKMILADEPTAALDSKSGHDVVELMRKLAREQGSTILIVTHDNRILDVADRIIQLEDGQLCADPGE, encoded by the coding sequence ATGGCAATGCTCCTTTCCTCTCCCTCCAGCGATCCAGTAGCAACGGCGCCAACGGAACCGGTGGTGGCTATGGAAAATCTCAGTCACTTCTACGGTACTGGCAACCTACGCAAACAGATTTTATTTGATATCAATCTCCGACTTGAGGAAGGGGAAGTGGTGATCCTCAAGGGGCCCTCCGGTTCGGGAAAAACCACATTGTTGACCCTCATGGGGGGATTGCGGTCAGCCCAGAGCGGTAGTTTGCGGGTGTTTGGTCAGGAGTTAAACGGCGCAAAAAAACACGAGTTAGTCCAGATCCGCCGTCACATTGGTTATATTTTCCAGGCCCATAATTTGCTGGAATCCCTCACTGCTAGGCAAAATGTGCAGATGGCCATCGAACTACACCCCCGATACAATGACCATCAGGCAAAGGAATTGTCCATTGCTATGCTGGAAGCAGTGGGCCTAGGAGAGCACGTCAACTACCATCCCCACAACCTTTCCGGTGGACAAAAACAACGGGTGGCGATCGCCAGGGCTTTGGTTTCCCATCCCAAAATGATTTTGGCCGATGAACCAACGGCGGCCTTAGACAGTAAATCGGGCCATGACGTGGTCGAGTTAATGCGAAAGCTAGCCCGGGAACAGGGGTCTACTATTTTGATTGTTACCCACGACAACCGCATTTTGGACGTGGCGGACCGGATTATTCAACTTGAAGATGGGCAACTTTGTGCCGACCCAGGGGAGTGA